The Paenibacillus spongiae nucleotide sequence GCCATTAAAGGCGGAGGTTGTCGGATTCCGCAATAATAAAGTCATCTTGATGCCGCTCGGCGAGCTGACCTCGATCGGTCCTGGCTGCGACGTTGTCGGAACAGGCAAACCGCTTACGGTACAGGTCGGATCCGACCTGCTCGGCAAAGTGCTCGACGGGCTTGGCCAGCCGCTCGACGGCTCGTTTATTCCAAGCCGGATGCCGCATTATTCGACGCAGAGCGCACCGAGCAATCCGCTGATGAGACCGAGAGTCAAGGAGCCGTTAAGCATTGGCGTACGGGCAATCGACGGTCTGCTCACCGTAGGGCAAGGGCAGCGCGTCGGCATCTTCGCAGGCTCCGGCGTCGGCAAGAGTACACTGCTCGGCATGGTGGCCCGCAACACATCAGCCGATGTGAACGTCATCGCGCTCATTGGCGAACGGGGACGCGAGGTTCTCGAATTTATCGAGAAGGATCTCGGTCCGGAAGGGCTAGCCCGTTCCGTCGTCATTGTAGCGACATCCGATCAACCGGCGCTTATCCGTATGAAGGGCGCTCTGATCGCCACGACGATTGCCGAATATTTTCGCGATCGCGGGCTGAACGTCATGCTGATGATGGATTCCGTAACAAGGTACGCCATGGCGCTCCGCGAAGTCGGCCTGGCGATTGGAGAACCGCCGGCTACAAGAGGCTATACGCCTTCCGTTTTCGCGAATTTGCCCAAACTGCTGGAACGTGCCGGCACAGGGCCCAGAGGCTCCATAACAGCCTTCTATACGGTACTGGTCGACGGCGACGATATGAACGAGCCCATTGCGGACGCCGTACGGGGCATCCTGGACGGACATATCGTGCTAAGCCGGGATTTAGCGCACAAGGGCCATTTTCCGGCGATCGATGTTCTTTCCTCGGTTAGCCGGGTTATGAAAGAAATCGTGTCCGAAGAACAACAGGATGCGGCAAATGAATTAAAACGTTTGCTTGCTATTTATAAAGATTCGGAAGACCTGATCAATATTGGGGCGTACCAACGGGGTTCCAATAAAGAAATTGATCGCGCCATCGAACAAATCGATCAAATTCGAGCATTTACCCGGCAGAAGACGACGGAAAAAGTGGATTATCAAGAAGCGCAAGCGAAGCTCGTTAACGATTTTCATAGGAGTTGATTCCTCTCGTGGCTAAGTTTCTGTATACCTATCAAAAAATCGTGGATTTGAAATCCAGTGAGAAGACGCAAGCCGAATGGCTGCTATCCTCGGCAGTCAGCAAGCTGCATGAGGAAGAAGCGACTCTGGAAGGGTTGTTACAGGAACGTTCCGAATGGCTGGAACGGCTTCAGGAAGCTTCGGAGAAGGTTGTCTCGCTCTCCAGTATTCGCGTCGTGCAGCTGTATCTTGAGTTTATCGAGAGCAAAATTGCATCGAAGCGTTCGGACGTAAGGCAGGCTAAGCAGGAAGTCGAATCCAGCCGTTCTCACTTAACGGATCGGATGATGGATGAGAAGGTATGGTTGAAAGCGAAGGATCATGCTCGGGATAGATACCGC carries:
- the fliI gene encoding flagellar protein export ATPase FliI, coding for MTVTKLDAQKYIEHLRPIDPVRVNGKVTQVIGLTVESEGPDASIGDLCYIYPVKTAKPLKAEVVGFRNNKVILMPLGELTSIGPGCDVVGTGKPLTVQVGSDLLGKVLDGLGQPLDGSFIPSRMPHYSTQSAPSNPLMRPRVKEPLSIGVRAIDGLLTVGQGQRVGIFAGSGVGKSTLLGMVARNTSADVNVIALIGERGREVLEFIEKDLGPEGLARSVVIVATSDQPALIRMKGALIATTIAEYFRDRGLNVMLMMDSVTRYAMALREVGLAIGEPPATRGYTPSVFANLPKLLERAGTGPRGSITAFYTVLVDGDDMNEPIADAVRGILDGHIVLSRDLAHKGHFPAIDVLSSVSRVMKEIVSEEQQDAANELKRLLAIYKDSEDLINIGAYQRGSNKEIDRAIEQIDQIRAFTRQKTTEKVDYQEAQAKLVNDFHRS
- the fliJ gene encoding flagellar export protein FliJ encodes the protein MAKFLYTYQKIVDLKSSEKTQAEWLLSSAVSKLHEEEATLEGLLQERSEWLERLQEASEKVVSLSSIRVVQLYLEFIESKIASKRSDVRQAKQEVESSRSHLTDRMMDEKVWLKAKDHARDRYRVLTLAKEQNELDEMATVRFVAPAR